A single region of the Leptothrix cholodnii SP-6 genome encodes:
- the nuoI gene encoding NADH-quinone oxidoreductase subunit NuoI, translating to MSAVTSVKDFVSSFMLLELLKGLKLTGRHFFQRTVTVQFPEEKTPLSPRFRGLHALRRYENGEERCIACKLCEAVCPAMAITIESDVRADGSRRTTRYDIDLTKCIFCGFCEESCPVDSIVETHIFEYHGEKRGDLYFTKDMLLAVGDRYEQEIAANKEADAKYR from the coding sequence ATGTCCGCCGTGACCAGTGTCAAGGATTTCGTCTCCAGCTTCATGCTGCTGGAGCTGCTCAAGGGCCTCAAGCTCACCGGCCGTCATTTCTTCCAGCGCACGGTGACCGTGCAGTTCCCGGAAGAGAAGACGCCGCTGTCGCCGCGCTTTCGGGGCCTGCATGCGCTGCGCCGTTATGAAAACGGCGAAGAGCGCTGCATCGCCTGCAAGCTGTGCGAGGCCGTCTGCCCCGCGATGGCGATCACCATCGAGAGCGATGTGCGCGCCGACGGCAGCCGCCGCACGACGCGCTACGACATCGATCTGACCAAGTGCATCTTCTGCGGCTTCTGCGAAGAAAGCTGCCCGGTCGATTCGATCGTCGAGACGCACATCTTCGAATACCACGGCGAAAAACGCGGTGACCTGTACTTCACGAAGGACATGTTGCTGGCCGTCGGTGATCGCTACGAACAAGAAATTGCAGCCAACAAGGAGGCGGACGCCAAGTACCGCTGA
- a CDS encoding NADH-quinone oxidoreductase subunit J, producing MDTTTALFYVFSAVLLFAAFRVITARSPVHAALYLVLAFFTASCVWMLLQAEFLAISLVLVYVGAVMVLFLFVVMMLDINVDVLRQGFWSHFPVAATVGVIIALEMAVVLLRGFNLPIAKAMPGAAEGVPNTKLLGIELYTDYLYPLEIAAVILLVAIIAAIALTLRRRKDVKGQNPAEQVKAKKADRLRIVKMDPVRAVPSAPAAADATAPKGQA from the coding sequence ATGGACACCACCACCGCGCTCTTCTACGTCTTTTCCGCCGTCTTGCTCTTTGCGGCGTTCCGGGTCATCACCGCCCGCAGTCCGGTTCACGCCGCGCTGTACCTGGTGCTGGCGTTCTTCACCGCATCGTGCGTCTGGATGTTGCTGCAGGCCGAGTTCCTGGCGATCTCGCTGGTGCTGGTCTATGTCGGCGCCGTGATGGTGCTGTTCCTGTTCGTCGTCATGATGCTCGACATCAACGTCGATGTGCTGCGGCAGGGTTTCTGGTCGCACTTCCCGGTTGCTGCCACGGTCGGCGTGATCATCGCGCTGGAGATGGCAGTGGTGCTGCTGCGCGGCTTCAACCTGCCGATCGCCAAGGCGATGCCGGGTGCCGCCGAAGGTGTTCCCAACACCAAGCTGCTGGGGATCGAGCTCTACACCGACTACCTCTACCCGCTGGAGATCGCCGCGGTGATCCTGCTGGTGGCGATCATTGCCGCGATCGCGCTGACCCTGCGTCGTCGCAAGGACGTCAAGGGCCAGAACCCGGCCGAACAGGTCAAGGCCAAGAAGGCCGATCGCCTGCGCATCGTCAAGATGGATCCGGTGCGTGCCGTGCCCTCCGCGCCGGCCGCCGCCGATGCCACCGCACCGAAAGGACAAGCCTGA
- the nuoK gene encoding NADH-quinone oxidoreductase subunit NuoK — MMVALGHYLTLGAILFALSVIGIFLNRKNLIVLLMCIELMLLAVNLNFVAFSHYLGDMAGQVFVFFILTVAAAESAIGLAILVVLFRNRSTINVDELDTLKG; from the coding sequence CTGATGGTCGCCCTCGGACACTACCTGACACTGGGCGCGATCCTGTTCGCGTTGTCGGTGATCGGCATCTTCCTGAACCGCAAGAACCTGATCGTTCTGCTGATGTGCATCGAGCTGATGCTGCTGGCGGTCAACCTGAACTTCGTCGCCTTCTCGCACTATCTGGGCGATATGGCGGGGCAGGTCTTCGTCTTCTTCATCCTGACCGTGGCGGCAGCCGAGTCGGCGATCGGCCTGGCCATCCTGGTGGTGCTGTTCCGCAACCGGTCAACGATCAATGTCGACGAGCTCGACACTCTGAAGGGCTGA
- the nuoL gene encoding NADH-quinone oxidoreductase subunit L, with product MSELSQSTLLAVPLAPLAGAVIAGFFGKTVGRRGSHVVTILGVLIAFVLSVMTLLDVIGGARFNQTVYEWMVLGTLKMEVGFLVDGLTAMMMVVVTFVSLMVHIYTIGYMEEDPGYQRFFSYISLFTFSMLMLVMSNNFLQLFFGWEAVGLVSYLLIGFWFKRPTAIFANMKAFLVNRVGDFGFILGIGLIVAYAGTLSYAEAFAKAPELAKLVFPGTEWMLITVTCICLFIGAMGKSAQFPLHVWLPDSMEGPTPISALIHAATMVTAGIFMVARMSPLFELSDTALNFILIIGAITGLFMGFLGIIQNDIKRVVAYSTLSQLGYMTMALGASAYSVAVFHLMTHAFFKALLFLGAGSVIIGMHHDQDIRNMGGLRKYMPITWITSLLGSLALIGTPLFSGFYSKDSIIEALHASHLPAAHWAYWAAVIGVFVTAFYSFRMYFLVFHGKEHFHHKPFPAEDDHGHDDHGHAHTPHESPWVVTAPLVLLAIPSVVIGYLTIGPMLYGDFFKDSILVNAQLHPAMDKLAAGFHGAAAMAMHSLQTLPLWLAVAGVGTSYVFYMLVPAIPQTLGRVLSPLITVMQNKYYMDWINENILAAGARMLGRGLWKGGDVAVIDGALVNGSARLVGWIASLVRLFQTGYIYHYALVMLIGVFALMSWFVFQSR from the coding sequence ATGTCCGAGCTCTCTCAATCCACCCTGCTGGCCGTGCCGCTGGCACCGCTGGCGGGGGCCGTCATCGCCGGCTTCTTCGGCAAGACGGTGGGCCGCCGCGGCTCCCATGTCGTCACCATCCTCGGTGTGCTGATCGCCTTCGTCCTGTCGGTGATGACGCTGCTCGACGTGATCGGCGGCGCACGCTTCAACCAGACCGTCTATGAATGGATGGTGCTGGGCACGCTGAAGATGGAAGTCGGCTTCCTGGTCGACGGCCTGACCGCCATGATGATGGTGGTGGTCACCTTCGTGTCGCTGATGGTGCACATCTACACCATCGGCTACATGGAAGAAGACCCGGGCTACCAGCGCTTCTTCTCGTACATCTCGCTGTTCACCTTCTCGATGCTGATGCTCGTGATGAGCAACAACTTCCTGCAGCTGTTCTTCGGCTGGGAAGCGGTCGGCCTGGTGTCCTACCTGCTGATCGGCTTCTGGTTCAAGCGGCCGACGGCGATCTTCGCCAACATGAAGGCCTTCCTGGTCAACCGCGTGGGTGACTTCGGCTTCATCCTCGGCATCGGCCTGATCGTCGCCTATGCCGGCACGCTGAGCTACGCCGAGGCCTTTGCCAAGGCCCCGGAACTGGCCAAGCTGGTGTTCCCCGGCACCGAGTGGATGCTGATCACGGTCACCTGCATCTGCCTGTTCATCGGCGCGATGGGCAAGAGCGCGCAGTTCCCGCTGCACGTCTGGCTGCCCGACTCGATGGAAGGCCCGACCCCGATCTCGGCGCTGATCCACGCCGCCACGATGGTGACGGCCGGCATCTTCATGGTGGCGCGCATGTCGCCGCTGTTCGAGCTGTCCGACACGGCTCTGAATTTCATCCTGATCATCGGCGCGATCACCGGCCTGTTCATGGGCTTCCTGGGCATCATCCAGAACGACATCAAGCGCGTGGTCGCGTATTCGACGCTGTCGCAGCTCGGCTACATGACGATGGCGCTGGGTGCCTCGGCCTACTCGGTCGCTGTGTTCCACCTGATGACGCACGCCTTCTTCAAGGCCCTGCTGTTCCTGGGTGCGGGCTCGGTGATCATCGGCATGCACCACGATCAGGACATCCGCAACATGGGCGGCCTGCGCAAGTACATGCCCATCACCTGGATCACCTCGCTGCTGGGCTCGCTGGCGCTGATCGGCACGCCGCTGTTCTCGGGCTTCTACTCGAAGGATTCGATCATCGAGGCGCTGCACGCCAGCCACCTGCCGGCCGCGCACTGGGCCTACTGGGCCGCGGTGATCGGCGTGTTCGTGACCGCGTTCTATTCGTTCCGGATGTACTTCCTGGTTTTCCACGGCAAGGAACATTTCCATCACAAGCCCTTCCCGGCAGAAGACGATCACGGCCACGATGACCACGGCCATGCGCACACGCCGCACGAGTCGCCCTGGGTGGTCACGGCCCCGCTGGTGCTGCTGGCGATCCCGTCGGTGGTGATCGGTTACCTGACGATCGGTCCGATGCTGTACGGCGACTTCTTCAAGGATTCGATCCTCGTCAACGCCCAGCTGCACCCGGCGATGGACAAGCTCGCGGCCGGTTTCCACGGCGCTGCGGCGATGGCGATGCACTCCCTGCAGACGCTGCCGCTGTGGCTGGCCGTGGCCGGTGTCGGGACCTCGTACGTGTTCTACATGCTGGTGCCGGCGATTCCGCAGACGCTGGGCCGCGTGCTCTCTCCGCTGATCACCGTGATGCAAAACAAGTACTACATGGACTGGATCAACGAAAACATCCTCGCCGCCGGAGCCCGCATGCTCGGCCGCGGGCTCTGGAAGGGTGGTGACGTGGCGGTCATCGACGGCGCCCTCGTCAACGGCTCGGCACGCCTGGTGGGCTGGATCGCATCGCTGGTGCGCCTGTTCCAGACCGGCTACATCTACCACTACGCACTGGTCATGCTGATTGGCGTCTTCGCGCTGATGAGCTGGTTCGTGTTCCAGTCGCGTTGA
- a CDS encoding NADH-quinone oxidoreductase subunit M, whose amino-acid sequence MAYLSLSIWVPIAFGALLLALGRDENANVTRWIALVGALVSFLITLPLIGSFDTATAAMQFQENLPWIERFNVRYHLGVDGISVWFVLLTAFITVIVVISAWEVIEKRVHQYMGAFLILSGLMVGVFSAVDGMLFYVFFEATLIPMYLIIGMWGGARRVYAAFKFFLYTLAGSLLMLIALIFLYYKSGGSFEILTWHALPLGETPQMLLFFAFFAAFAVKVPMWPVHTWLPDAHVEAPTGGSVVLAAIMLKLGAYGFLRFSLPIVPDAAMTYAPFIITISLVAVIYIGLVALVQKDMKKLVAYSSIAHMGFVTLGFFIFSELGISGGLVQMISHGFVSGAMFLSIGVLYDRVHSREIAAYGGVVNTMPKFTAFAVFFGMANCGLPGTAGFIGEWMVILGAVKYNFWIGLLAATALIFGAAYTLWMIKRVYFGDVANDDVRELTDINAREFLMLALLAIATLAMGLYPKPFTDVMHTSVTELIRHVGVSKL is encoded by the coding sequence ATGGCTTACCTCTCGCTCTCCATCTGGGTGCCGATCGCCTTCGGTGCTCTTCTTCTCGCCCTCGGCCGTGACGAAAACGCCAACGTCACGCGCTGGATCGCGCTGGTCGGCGCGCTGGTCAGTTTCCTGATCACCTTGCCGCTGATCGGCAGCTTCGACACGGCGACTGCCGCGATGCAGTTCCAGGAGAACCTGCCCTGGATCGAGCGCTTCAACGTGCGCTATCACCTCGGCGTGGACGGCATCTCGGTCTGGTTCGTGCTGCTGACCGCCTTCATCACCGTGATCGTCGTGATCTCGGCCTGGGAGGTGATCGAGAAGCGCGTGCATCAGTACATGGGCGCCTTCCTGATCCTCTCCGGCCTGATGGTCGGCGTGTTCAGCGCGGTCGACGGCATGCTGTTCTACGTGTTCTTCGAGGCCACGCTGATCCCGATGTACCTGATCATCGGCATGTGGGGCGGTGCCCGGCGTGTCTATGCGGCGTTCAAGTTCTTCCTGTACACGCTGGCCGGCTCGTTGCTGATGCTGATCGCGCTGATCTTCCTGTACTACAAGTCGGGTGGCAGCTTCGAGATCCTGACCTGGCACGCACTGCCGCTGGGCGAGACGCCGCAGATGCTGCTGTTCTTCGCCTTCTTCGCGGCCTTTGCCGTCAAGGTGCCGATGTGGCCGGTGCACACCTGGCTGCCCGACGCCCACGTCGAGGCGCCCACCGGCGGCTCGGTCGTGCTGGCGGCGATCATGCTCAAGCTCGGTGCCTACGGCTTCCTGCGCTTCTCGCTGCCGATCGTGCCGGATGCGGCCATGACCTACGCGCCCTTCATCATCACGATCTCGCTGGTCGCGGTGATCTACATCGGCCTGGTCGCGCTGGTGCAGAAGGACATGAAGAAGCTGGTGGCGTATTCGTCGATCGCCCACATGGGCTTCGTCACGCTGGGCTTCTTCATCTTCAGCGAGCTGGGCATCTCCGGCGGCCTGGTGCAGATGATCTCGCACGGCTTCGTGTCGGGCGCGATGTTCCTGTCGATCGGCGTGCTGTACGACCGCGTGCATTCGCGTGAGATCGCGGCCTATGGCGGCGTGGTCAACACGATGCCCAAGTTCACCGCGTTTGCCGTCTTCTTCGGCATGGCCAACTGCGGCCTGCCGGGCACCGCCGGATTCATCGGCGAGTGGATGGTGATCCTGGGCGCCGTGAAGTACAACTTCTGGATCGGCCTGCTGGCGGCGACGGCGCTGATCTTCGGCGCGGCCTACACGCTGTGGATGATCAAGCGGGTGTATTTCGGCGATGTCGCCAACGACGACGTGCGCGAACTCACCGACATCAATGCCCGCGAGTTCCTGATGCTGGCGCTGCTGGCCATCGCCACGCTGGCGATGGGTCTGTATCCGAAGCCCTTCACCGACGTGATGCACACCTCGGTGACCGAGCTGATCCGCCACGTTGGCGTGTCGAAACTTTGA